In Candidatus Desulforudis audaxviator MP104C, a genomic segment contains:
- the pseI gene encoding pseudaminic acid synthase, with the protein MLFDFAINGRIVGPGYPTYIVAELSANHSQSFEHAVALVKGAKEAGADAVKLQTYTPDTITVNSESPLFRHQDGSLWAGRTLYELYSEAYMPWEWQPKLKKIADEIGIELFSTAFDPTAVDFLEEIGVPVHKIASFEIVDIPLIEKMARTGKPLIISTGMATLGEIEEAVRAARNAGAPQIALLKCTSAYPSPPEEMNLRTIPHLAESFGVPVGLSDHTLGIAVPVAAVVLGACIVEKHFTLSRNMPGPDCAFSLEPREFKAMVEAIRTAEKALGEVHYGVSEREAANRVFRRSLFVVKDMKTGEVFTAENVRSIRPGHGLHPRHLKDVRGRRATRDIPAGTPLTWNMVG; encoded by the coding sequence ATGCTGTTTGATTTTGCAATTAACGGCCGAATTGTTGGTCCCGGGTACCCGACTTACATAGTGGCTGAGCTTTCTGCCAACCACAGCCAGTCGTTCGAACACGCAGTTGCCCTTGTAAAAGGGGCAAAGGAAGCTGGAGCCGATGCGGTTAAACTACAGACTTATACGCCAGATACTATTACGGTCAACTCTGAATCTCCCCTGTTTCGCCACCAAGACGGCAGCCTATGGGCCGGAAGAACCCTTTATGAACTCTACAGCGAAGCCTACATGCCTTGGGAGTGGCAGCCTAAGCTTAAAAAGATTGCGGACGAAATTGGTATAGAGTTGTTTTCAACGGCCTTTGACCCAACGGCCGTGGATTTCCTGGAAGAGATAGGGGTACCGGTGCACAAGATCGCCTCTTTTGAGATTGTGGATATCCCCCTCATAGAAAAGATGGCTCGTACCGGCAAGCCATTGATTATCTCTACAGGCATGGCTACCTTGGGGGAGATCGAAGAAGCTGTCCGGGCGGCCCGTAATGCCGGAGCGCCCCAGATCGCCCTGCTTAAGTGCACCAGTGCCTATCCTTCTCCGCCTGAAGAGATGAACCTGCGTACCATTCCACATCTGGCTGAATCCTTCGGTGTGCCGGTGGGACTTTCCGACCATACCCTTGGCATTGCCGTACCCGTGGCCGCCGTGGTCCTGGGTGCCTGTATCGTGGAGAAACACTTTACGCTTTCGCGGAACATGCCGGGTCCGGACTGCGCTTTTTCACTAGAACCGCGCGAGTTCAAAGCAATGGTGGAGGCTATCCGTACCGCTGAAAAAGCCTTGGGTGAAGTTCACTACGGCGTGAGCGAACGGGAAGCTGCGAACAGGGTTTTTAGGCGCTCGCTTTTTGTGGTGAAAGATATGAAGACCGGAGAAGTTTTTACCGCCGAAAACGTACGTTCCATCCGGCCGGGACACGGCTTGCATCCGCGGCACTTAAAAGATGTACGGGGACGCAGAGCCACGAGAGATATTCCTGCCGGCACCCCTCTTACCTGGAATATGGTGGGTTGA
- a CDS encoding HAD family hydrolase, translating to MTGYIKAVLFDLDDTLYDERTFVISGFRAVVAYVADRFPVDEQGIFLTMMEVLSTEGRGKVFDKALDRYGLYSPALVEELVGVYRSHQPQITLYPDVIPVLATLKEYGVKLGIVTDGLHSVQKRKIEALGLEGLVDVIVYTDELGPNHWKPDPTGFLHALERLAVQPTEAAYVGNDPSKDFAGPKAIGMLPVHLKRNDNLIEETDCEAEVHITELAELLQLFNLIHH from the coding sequence TTGACCGGTTACATTAAAGCGGTATTATTTGATTTGGACGACACGCTTTACGACGAGCGTACCTTTGTCATCAGTGGATTCCGTGCTGTTGTTGCTTATGTGGCCGACAGGTTTCCTGTGGATGAGCAAGGCATCTTTTTGACCATGATGGAGGTCCTCTCTACGGAAGGCCGTGGTAAGGTCTTTGATAAGGCCCTGGATCGCTATGGCCTGTATAGTCCGGCACTTGTTGAGGAACTAGTAGGTGTCTATCGATCGCACCAGCCGCAGATCACATTATATCCTGATGTTATACCAGTGCTTGCCACGCTGAAAGAATACGGTGTGAAATTGGGAATTGTCACAGATGGATTACATTCGGTTCAGAAGCGCAAGATAGAAGCGCTTGGCTTAGAGGGACTAGTTGACGTCATCGTTTATACGGATGAACTAGGGCCTAATCATTGGAAACCCGACCCTACTGGTTTTCTGCACGCTTTGGAGAGACTGGCTGTACAACCGACCGAGGCGGCATACGTTGGTAATGACCCAAGCAAGGATTTCGCTGGGCCGAAAGCTATAGGTATGTTACCCGTTCATCTAAAGCGAAACGACAACCTCATAGAAGAAACCGATTGTGAGGCCGAGGTTCATATCACTGAACTTGCGGAGTTGCTTCAACTTTTTAATCTCATACATCATTAG
- a CDS encoding ATP-grasp domain-containing protein, which yields MNVLITSASRKVGLIKAFQRALSEEGGGQVIAIDASPLSAALYFADKGYIVPPGLDHGFLVVAQRICQRHDVKLIIPTRDEELPFFAKLREMFQNMGVSVMVPEVDVVRVCQDKRLFIEFCQTYGFSVPKTYASTENITRFPVFVKERFGKGSKWAFRVDSIQDLDYLLHRLKEPIIQEYIEAQEYTMDLFADFSGNVLTVVPRERLSVFGGESFIGRTRKNWDIINEAVRLASTLRLIGHNTIQCFWHDGKVKFIEVNPRYGGGASLGFAAGAFTPRLLVRLVMGKEVKPAIGEFEDGYLMLRYTADLFLREQEVNNIDRLH from the coding sequence ATGAACGTATTAATTACCAGCGCATCCCGCAAAGTGGGGTTGATCAAAGCCTTCCAGCGTGCTTTGTCTGAAGAAGGCGGCGGCCAGGTGATAGCCATAGATGCCAGCCCATTGTCTGCTGCCTTGTACTTTGCTGATAAGGGCTACATAGTCCCCCCTGGCCTCGACCATGGTTTCTTGGTGGTTGCCCAGAGGATCTGCCAAAGGCATGATGTGAAACTTATTATCCCCACGCGGGATGAAGAACTGCCATTCTTTGCAAAATTGCGTGAGATGTTCCAAAACATGGGTGTTAGCGTGATGGTTCCAGAAGTGGATGTAGTCAGGGTATGCCAGGACAAACGCTTGTTCATTGAGTTCTGTCAGACTTATGGATTCTCTGTTCCAAAAACGTATGCATCTACGGAGAACATCACTCGATTCCCAGTCTTTGTTAAAGAAAGGTTCGGAAAGGGAAGCAAGTGGGCCTTCCGGGTGGATTCCATTCAGGACTTGGATTACTTACTGCATCGCCTGAAGGAGCCTATCATCCAAGAATACATAGAGGCTCAGGAATATACCATGGATCTGTTTGCTGATTTTTCTGGGAATGTACTGACCGTGGTTCCACGGGAACGTCTCTCAGTATTTGGCGGAGAGTCGTTCATTGGTAGGACGCGCAAGAACTGGGATATCATCAACGAGGCCGTCCGTCTTGCCAGCACGTTGAGGCTAATAGGACATAATACCATTCAATGCTTTTGGCACGATGGCAAGGTTAAGTTCATAGAGGTAAATCCTAGATATGGTGGAGGGGCCAGCCTAGGTTTCGCTGCCGGTGCGTTTACGCCCCGTTTGTTGGTCCGTCTCGTAATGGGAAAAGAGGTTAAGCCAGCCATCGGCGAGTTTGAAGATGGATACCTTATGCTCCGGTATACGGCAGATCTCTTCCTTAGGGAGCAGGAGGTAAATAACATTGACCGGTTACATTAA
- a CDS encoding class I SAM-dependent methyltransferase → MKKHYSVVVDPKYIYRRLDPLPTKKELEHFYREHYYAFMETGGRVPELRRLIKGGEESDSELAWLSQTLWRDIRDILDEHLVHKQERWLLDMGCGPGHFCRYMQQAGWHVVGVEPSRDAAEIARSFGITVYDSIEECSRKTEQRFDAVTLLNVLEHVLDPPGLLQELRSLTHEESMLAVRVPNDFSVLQDCAYRRLGGGEPWWVAIPDHINYFNFETLAQFMERLGFQVVDMFGDFPMEVFLLFGDVYVGNPEVGSQCHEKRVAFELSIPVQLRRNLYRCFARNGVGRNCLLFAKMVK, encoded by the coding sequence ATGAAGAAGCACTACTCGGTAGTGGTAGATCCGAAGTATATCTACCGCCGATTGGACCCCCTCCCTACCAAGAAGGAATTAGAGCATTTCTACCGGGAACATTACTACGCTTTCATGGAAACTGGCGGGCGCGTTCCTGAGTTGCGACGCTTGATAAAGGGTGGTGAAGAATCAGATTCAGAATTGGCATGGCTATCGCAAACCTTGTGGCGCGACATAAGGGACATTTTGGACGAGCATTTAGTCCATAAACAGGAGCGTTGGTTGCTGGACATGGGCTGTGGTCCTGGCCACTTTTGTCGATATATGCAACAGGCGGGGTGGCACGTGGTGGGTGTGGAGCCATCGAGGGATGCAGCGGAGATAGCCAGGTCATTTGGCATCACCGTATACGATTCCATAGAGGAGTGCTCCCGCAAAACAGAACAACGTTTTGACGCTGTGACTCTCTTGAATGTGTTGGAACATGTGCTTGATCCCCCAGGCTTGTTACAAGAGCTCCGCTCGCTCACGCACGAGGAGAGCATGTTGGCTGTTAGGGTTCCTAACGACTTCTCAGTCCTCCAGGACTGTGCTTACCGCAGACTGGGGGGAGGGGAGCCGTGGTGGGTTGCTATCCCGGACCACATCAACTACTTCAACTTTGAGACGCTAGCACAATTTATGGAGCGGCTGGGTTTCCAAGTAGTAGATATGTTTGGGGACTTCCCGATGGAAGTATTCCTGCTCTTTGGTGATGTGTATGTGGGCAATCCTGAGGTCGGTAGCCAATGTCACGAGAAGCGCGTGGCTTTTGAGTTGTCTATTCCAGTGCAGTTGCGCCGGAATCTTTACAGGTGCTTTGCCAGGAACGGCGTGGGCCGTAATTGTCTATTATTTGCTAAAATGGTGAAATAG
- a CDS encoding NAD-dependent epimerase/dehydratase family protein: protein MKWQDKKVLVTGSAGGIGRMLVGRLISLGAEVLSVDIASGNELGHQVDHIQVDLSREIPAQVCTFNPEVVFHLAATFERTEEAPGYWKTSFENNVLLSHRLLEALSLMPSLKVFVFASSYLVYDPEQYLNVPQVCYLRESDRIAPRNLVGLAKYFTERELNFIQHTEGRFRTVSARIFRVYGCGSRDVISRWIRSALQEEPIEVYGRNNRFDYIYADDVAEGLLRLAESSGACGVINLGFGVPRSIDDVVAILQSELGSLQVKDLPYDGPVEASCADMALFKNLTGWLPSISLEDGIHRIILYEKKRIGR from the coding sequence ATGAAATGGCAAGATAAGAAAGTCTTAGTAACCGGATCAGCAGGGGGCATTGGCAGAATGCTTGTTGGGCGTCTGATTTCTCTGGGAGCCGAAGTGCTTTCTGTAGACATCGCTTCAGGCAATGAGTTAGGACATCAAGTAGACCATATTCAGGTGGACCTTTCCAGGGAGATACCTGCGCAAGTTTGTACCTTCAACCCGGAGGTCGTCTTCCATTTAGCAGCAACTTTCGAGCGTACCGAAGAAGCACCGGGCTATTGGAAGACAAGTTTCGAGAACAATGTTTTGTTATCGCACAGGCTGTTGGAAGCACTCTCTCTTATGCCATCTCTGAAGGTTTTCGTTTTCGCCTCCAGTTACCTTGTTTATGACCCGGAGCAATATCTGAATGTCCCACAGGTATGCTACTTGAGAGAATCGGATCGTATTGCCCCCAGGAACCTCGTGGGCTTGGCCAAGTATTTTACGGAAAGAGAGTTGAATTTCATCCAACACACCGAGGGGCGGTTTCGCACGGTTTCAGCGCGCATCTTTCGGGTGTATGGTTGCGGGTCGCGGGACGTGATCTCACGATGGATCCGTTCCGCCCTGCAAGAAGAACCGATTGAGGTGTACGGCAGAAACAATCGTTTTGATTATATCTACGCGGACGATGTAGCCGAAGGATTACTTAGACTTGCTGAATCCAGTGGGGCCTGTGGGGTCATCAATCTAGGCTTTGGTGTACCTAGAAGCATAGATGATGTAGTTGCTATCTTGCAATCAGAGCTGGGCAGCCTGCAAGTGAAGGACCTCCCGTATGATGGTCCGGTTGAGGCTAGTTGCGCGGATATGGCGCTATTCAAAAATTTAACTGGATGGTTGCCCAGTATATCCTTGGAAGACGGAATACACCGGATTATATTGTACGAGAAGAAAAGGATCGGGCGATGA
- the pseG gene encoding UDP-2,4-diacetamido-2,4,6-trideoxy-beta-L-altropyranose hydrolase, protein MDADSKAPDLSIAEQAAFLLTGRRKGKQLLLAGSRYNRTLIIRADANTRIGTGHLMRCLALAQAWKDRGGRVVLITACESEGLLQRLHDEGLIVIKLTQPYPNPVDWKVTSDVLAQHPGAWVVLDGYHFDSEYQRRVKTSGHKLLIIDDMAHLEHYYADVVLNQNLHAEELNYSCESYTRLLLGTRYVLLRREFLKWQGWQRNIPEMARKVLVTLGGSDPDNVTLKVIQALQLVEVDGMEAVVVVGGTNSHYKELQSAVEQLRFYIRLESNVPNMPELMAWSDVAISAGGITVWELAFMGVPIVGLSQAEQEKVLLQGSTNSGISVNLGGHRYIEPRRIAEVLTGLVSNRDQRAAMSRAGRALVDGFGSARVITLEKENQA, encoded by the coding sequence ATGGATGCCGACTCAAAGGCACCGGATTTGTCCATTGCCGAACAGGCGGCATTCTTGCTGACCGGGCGGCGAAAGGGAAAACAGTTGTTACTTGCCGGATCGAGGTACAACCGAACACTAATCATTCGTGCCGATGCAAATACGCGGATCGGTACAGGCCATCTAATGCGCTGCCTGGCCCTGGCTCAAGCCTGGAAAGATCGTGGCGGGCGTGTGGTATTAATTACCGCCTGCGAAAGTGAGGGTCTGCTTCAGCGTCTGCACGATGAGGGGCTTATAGTTATCAAGTTGACACAACCATATCCCAATCCTGTTGATTGGAAGGTCACCTCGGATGTGTTGGCGCAACATCCTGGAGCATGGGTGGTGTTGGATGGCTACCACTTTGATTCAGAATATCAGCGAAGAGTCAAAACATCTGGACATAAACTCTTGATTATTGACGATATGGCTCATCTTGAGCACTACTACGCCGATGTAGTTTTGAATCAAAACTTGCACGCAGAAGAATTGAATTATTCTTGCGAATCATATACCCGCCTCCTCCTGGGAACCAGGTACGTGCTCTTGCGCCGAGAGTTTTTGAAGTGGCAGGGCTGGCAACGCAACATCCCGGAGATGGCACGTAAGGTGCTGGTTACGCTGGGCGGAAGTGATCCTGACAATGTGACCCTTAAGGTAATCCAAGCACTGCAACTCGTAGAGGTAGACGGGATGGAAGCGGTGGTTGTAGTTGGCGGAACTAATTCGCATTATAAGGAATTGCAATCCGCTGTGGAGCAACTAAGATTTTATATCCGGCTCGAAAGCAATGTGCCAAACATGCCCGAACTGATGGCTTGGTCTGATGTGGCGATTTCTGCGGGGGGAATCACTGTATGGGAGTTGGCTTTTATGGGGGTTCCAATTGTTGGGCTGAGTCAAGCAGAGCAGGAGAAAGTGCTTCTCCAAGGATCTACCAACTCTGGCATTTCGGTAAATCTGGGAGGGCATCGGTATATCGAGCCGCGTCGGATTGCTGAAGTGCTAACTGGGTTAGTTAGCAACAGAGATCAGCGTGCAGCTATGAGCAGGGCGGGGCGTGCCTTGGTGGACGGGTTTGGCTCTGCACGGGTAATAACTTTAGAGAAGGAGAATCAGGCATGA
- the pseB gene encoding UDP-N-acetylglucosamine 4,6-dehydratase (inverting) gives MLNGGSVLVTGGTGSFGQKFVETVLQRYKPRRLIILSRDELKQYEMQQVFDPAKYDCLRYFLGDVRDKNRLYRAFYGVDVVVHAAALKQVPAAEYNPFEVVQTNIIGTQNVIDAAIDNGVQKVIALSTDKAVNPVNLYGATKLCLEKLVVAANSYAGGRTRFSVVRYGNVVGSRGSVVPVFLKQKKTGTLTVTDERMSRFWITLEQGVSFVLNCIENMQGGEVFVPKIPSMRIMDLAQTVCPHCEIRFIGVRPGEKLHELLISKDEARNVVDCGDFFVVKPSFPFWMSKIEQQGQPVPEEWEYASNTNEQWLEKGQLQKLINQFSQHS, from the coding sequence GTGCTAAACGGCGGATCTGTTCTGGTCACGGGGGGTACGGGCTCGTTCGGGCAGAAATTTGTGGAGACGGTGCTCCAACGGTACAAACCGCGCCGGCTGATTATCTTAAGCCGGGATGAACTGAAACAATACGAAATGCAGCAGGTTTTCGATCCAGCCAAATACGATTGCCTACGTTACTTCCTTGGCGATGTGCGCGACAAGAACCGGTTGTACCGGGCGTTCTACGGCGTTGATGTTGTGGTGCACGCGGCGGCGCTCAAACAGGTGCCGGCGGCCGAGTATAACCCCTTTGAAGTAGTCCAGACCAACATAATCGGCACACAGAATGTTATTGACGCCGCCATCGACAACGGGGTCCAAAAGGTCATCGCCCTGAGCACTGATAAGGCGGTGAACCCGGTAAACCTTTATGGGGCGACCAAGTTGTGCTTGGAGAAACTGGTCGTGGCGGCCAATTCTTACGCCGGTGGCCGCACCAGATTCAGCGTGGTCCGCTACGGCAACGTGGTCGGCAGCCGGGGCAGCGTGGTGCCCGTGTTCCTCAAGCAGAAAAAGACGGGGACTTTGACCGTCACTGACGAGCGGATGAGCCGTTTTTGGATCACCCTGGAACAGGGGGTTTCTTTTGTTCTCAATTGCATTGAGAACATGCAGGGCGGCGAGGTTTTTGTACCAAAGATTCCTAGTATGCGGATTATGGATCTTGCCCAAACTGTTTGTCCCCACTGCGAGATTCGGTTTATCGGCGTCCGCCCGGGAGAGAAGCTGCACGAATTGCTCATCTCTAAGGATGAGGCACGTAACGTTGTGGATTGTGGAGATTTTTTCGTTGTAAAACCGTCTTTTCCGTTTTGGATGTCCAAGATTGAACAGCAAGGGCAACCGGTTCCGGAGGAATGGGAATATGCAAGCAATACTAACGAACAATGGCTTGAAAAAGGTCAGCTGCAGAAGCTGATCAATCAGTTCTCCCAGCATTCTTAA
- a CDS encoding motility associated factor glycosyltransferase family protein: MIWEQNLRAIRRRDPALAELLENTPSADGLDVITAKNGDPVPVWRNQPLASRYDPRREAQAWAAGIVNDVPSAGRAYLVFGLGLGYHLEALLQKDPGAHFMVFEIEPGWWRRLLELRDVRHLIKHKRVFIQPAFDFSAGSPVFDWLLQGTFAGEVKVAEIPAYRDLFPEAHHQWRQGVLDSLHHLRVGLATREHWKDVWLQNSIANLFAIFANPGVSDLLDSLTATPAVMVAAGPSLNEHLETLRGLVGRVPIIAAGTGVVPLVQAGIHPDYMVSIDPGEANYAALKDYLDLPDTTLVFFSSLHPRVAAEFRGPKVSAFADQEHLPQWLGELAGWNHKGVLPDAASVAIPTFKFILDLGCPEIILLGQDLSFLDPENFYAGRRKITVTDYLPRTNIAGETAYTTRQLLTMRRELEMYIAQANQRGRRVYNASRTGLPIAGAAPVDFAAWAREQAGRRFTRPESILGQPSPEEILEKLREPLATVRRELSTLRETAAAATLALAPLRDQNRPPDPLGAPALAGRVPPGTPGGYPQAARKATADQLSTAVPRLNQILNHTAYQKIIRRTVSNLDLLVRTRKLDLDTADAAQVRDFVTMLYNFATAVGGRAERYHAELRKIEPGKPDAL, translated from the coding sequence ATGATTTGGGAACAGAATCTGCGCGCCATCCGGCGTCGCGATCCGGCATTGGCCGAACTGCTCGAAAACACTCCCTCCGCGGACGGTTTAGACGTAATTACCGCCAAAAACGGCGACCCGGTTCCGGTGTGGCGGAATCAGCCGCTCGCCAGCCGGTACGATCCGCGCCGTGAGGCGCAAGCCTGGGCGGCGGGTATAGTCAATGATGTTCCCTCGGCCGGCCGGGCCTATCTCGTTTTCGGGCTGGGTCTGGGCTATCATCTGGAGGCGCTGCTCCAAAAGGACCCCGGCGCCCACTTTATGGTTTTTGAAATCGAACCCGGGTGGTGGCGGCGGCTGCTGGAACTCCGTGACGTGCGCCACCTCATCAAGCATAAGCGGGTGTTCATCCAGCCCGCTTTTGACTTCTCTGCCGGCAGTCCGGTTTTTGACTGGCTGCTGCAGGGCACTTTTGCCGGGGAAGTGAAGGTGGCGGAAATACCGGCTTATCGCGACCTGTTTCCGGAAGCCCACCACCAATGGCGGCAAGGAGTATTGGATTCTTTACACCACCTCCGGGTGGGACTGGCGACCCGGGAGCACTGGAAAGATGTGTGGCTGCAGAACAGCATCGCCAATCTGTTCGCGATTTTCGCCAATCCCGGCGTCTCCGACCTCCTGGACAGTTTGACCGCTACCCCGGCGGTGATGGTGGCCGCCGGCCCTTCGCTGAACGAACACCTGGAGACTCTGCGCGGCCTGGTCGGCCGGGTACCGATCATCGCGGCCGGCACCGGCGTGGTCCCCCTGGTCCAGGCCGGCATTCATCCTGATTATATGGTTTCCATCGACCCCGGCGAGGCCAACTACGCCGCCCTGAAGGATTACCTGGACCTGCCCGATACCACCCTGGTCTTCTTTTCCTCCCTGCACCCCCGGGTGGCGGCCGAATTCCGGGGACCGAAAGTGTCCGCCTTCGCCGACCAGGAGCACCTGCCCCAGTGGCTGGGCGAACTGGCCGGCTGGAACCATAAGGGCGTCCTGCCCGACGCCGCCTCGGTGGCCATCCCCACTTTCAAGTTCATCCTCGACCTCGGCTGTCCGGAAATCATCCTCCTGGGCCAGGACTTGTCCTTCCTGGACCCGGAGAATTTCTACGCCGGCCGGCGAAAAATCACGGTCACCGACTACCTGCCCCGGACCAACATCGCCGGGGAAACGGCCTACACCACCAGGCAACTGCTGACCATGCGGCGCGAGCTGGAAATGTACATCGCCCAGGCCAACCAGCGCGGCCGCCGGGTTTATAACGCTTCGCGCACCGGCCTGCCCATCGCGGGCGCCGCCCCGGTGGACTTCGCGGCCTGGGCCCGGGAACAGGCCGGCCGGCGCTTCACCCGCCCGGAATCAATCCTCGGGCAGCCGTCCCCGGAGGAAATCCTGGAAAAACTTCGGGAGCCGCTGGCCACCGTACGCCGGGAACTATCCACCCTGCGCGAGACGGCCGCCGCCGCCACACTGGCGCTGGCCCCCCTGCGCGACCAAAACCGGCCGCCCGACCCGCTCGGGGCACCCGCGTTAGCGGGTCGGGTACCCCCGGGTACCCCGGGCGGGTACCCCCAGGCCGCCCGCAAAGCGACGGCCGACCAGCTGAGCACGGCGGTGCCCCGGCTCAACCAAATACTGAACCACACCGCCTACCAGAAAATCATCCGGCGCACGGTCAGCAACCTGGACCTCCTGGTGCGCACCCGCAAACTGGACCTGGACACTGCTGACGCCGCCCAGGTCCGGGACTTTGTCACCATGCTGTACAACTTCGCCACCGCGGTGGGCGGCCGCGCCGAACGCTACCACGCCGAACTGAGGAAGATCGAACCCGGGAAACCGGACGCGCTCTAA
- a CDS encoding flagellin: protein MRVQTNIAALNTHRNLGVNQMMAGRALEKLSSGFRINRAADDAAGLAISEQMRGQIRGLGQAVRNAQDGISMVQTAEGALQEIHTILQRMRELAVQAANDTLAASDRAQIQGEVDQLVSEVNRISNNTEFNARILLDGSLSAATTLQATRLEGPVLWRAAVGGLATGATVLTALHDTAGNPLGIATGDVITFEAVVNGVHKTGSFTVPAAASGMELQDLTARMNATGWITGATVSAGKITFQGQNQGEVHHIAGFTMRVVDSAGNEKTTASRYLNQFVITQVAQNASADDAARLMVGANEGQLMTVSIAKTNATTLAIQGIRVDTQPQANIAVKVIDEALGTVSTNRARLGAVQNRLEHTIANLGATAENLTAAESRIRDADMAAEMMEFTKFNILSQASIAMLAQANLQPQAVLQLLA from the coding sequence ATGAGAGTACAAACCAATATCGCGGCCCTCAATACCCACCGGAATTTGGGCGTCAACCAGATGATGGCCGGGCGGGCCTTGGAAAAACTGTCCTCGGGCTTCCGGATCAACCGGGCGGCCGACGATGCCGCCGGGCTGGCCATCTCCGAGCAGATGCGCGGCCAGATCCGGGGTCTCGGCCAGGCCGTCCGCAACGCCCAGGACGGCATCTCGATGGTCCAAACGGCCGAGGGCGCACTCCAGGAAATACACACCATCCTGCAGCGCATGCGTGAGTTGGCCGTCCAGGCCGCCAACGACACCCTGGCCGCCTCCGACCGGGCGCAAATCCAGGGAGAGGTTGACCAGTTGGTGTCCGAAGTGAACCGGATCAGCAACAACACCGAGTTCAATGCCCGGATCCTGCTCGACGGTTCGCTCTCGGCGGCGACCACGTTACAGGCCACCAGGCTTGAGGGGCCGGTGTTGTGGAGGGCAGCAGTCGGCGGCTTGGCTACGGGTGCCACTGTGCTGACCGCTTTGCACGACACCGCCGGCAACCCTCTGGGCATCGCCACCGGTGATGTGATCACCTTCGAGGCCGTCGTAAATGGAGTACATAAGACCGGATCCTTCACCGTACCAGCAGCAGCCAGCGGGATGGAGCTGCAAGATCTGACCGCCAGGATGAACGCCACCGGTTGGATCACCGGCGCCACCGTATCCGCCGGCAAGATCACCTTCCAGGGCCAAAACCAGGGCGAAGTGCACCACATCGCCGGGTTCACCATGAGGGTAGTCGATAGTGCAGGTAACGAAAAGACCACGGCCAGCCGGTACCTCAACCAGTTCGTGATTACCCAGGTCGCTCAGAACGCCTCGGCCGACGATGCCGCCCGCCTGATGGTCGGCGCCAACGAGGGCCAGTTGATGACAGTGAGCATCGCAAAGACCAACGCCACCACCTTGGCCATCCAAGGCATTAGGGTAGATACCCAGCCGCAGGCCAACATCGCCGTCAAGGTCATCGATGAGGCCCTCGGTACGGTTTCCACGAACCGGGCCCGCCTCGGCGCCGTCCAGAACCGGCTGGAGCACACCATCGCCAACCTGGGGGCCACCGCCGAGAACCTGACGGCCGCCGAATCCCGGATCCGCGACGCGGACATGGCCGCCGAGATGATGGAGTTCACCAAGTTCAACATCCTGAGCCAGGCCTCCATCGCCATGCTGGCACAGGCCAACCTGCAGCCGCAGGCCGTATTGCAGTTGCTCGCCTAG
- a CDS encoding flagellar protein FlaG produces MRVESVTPSRPPEEAVQRRQQPPRTEAPESARHEAKNEAKRDEPRAVQSLEQELTAAIELVNRVLQTRNRSFEFSVHEPTKEIIVRVIDTKSNEVVKEIPPEEILDLVAKLWEMAGLFVDERR; encoded by the coding sequence ATGCGGGTGGAATCGGTAACACCGAGCAGACCCCCGGAAGAGGCGGTGCAGCGCCGGCAGCAGCCGCCGCGGACCGAGGCACCGGAAAGCGCCCGGCACGAAGCCAAGAACGAAGCCAAAAGGGACGAACCGCGCGCCGTGCAGTCCCTGGAACAGGAACTGACCGCCGCGATCGAGCTGGTGAACCGGGTCCTGCAAACCCGGAACCGGAGTTTTGAGTTTTCCGTGCACGAGCCCACCAAGGAGATCATTGTGCGGGTGATCGATACGAAAAGCAATGAAGTGGTCAAGGAGATCCCGCCGGAAGAGATTCTGGACCTGGTGGCCAAGCTGTGGGAAATGGCGGGGCTTTTTGTGGATGAACGCCGCTGA